From Chryseobacterium joostei, the proteins below share one genomic window:
- a CDS encoding OmpP1/FadL family transporter gives MKKILVSTALLAGVLSYAGGFRVSLQGVKQLAMAHTSAHAEDASVTFFNPAGMSFIPSKLSVVAGGFGASNKVTFQNFNTLQSAETDNPIGTPFYAAITYRPIEKLTVGLSVTTPFGSTIKWPENWEGRELVQKLELKSFYFQPMVSVKLAPWVSFGASYIYAKGKVDWDKAVTQFDGKVNINDNNASGHGYGFGFYFRPDPKLDVSIAYRSAIDMKAKKGTATFQFPSQSVYTQLKLNAAGQDGFSAVLPLVEEYTIGLTYKLTPKWLVSADFNYHGWERYSKLTLDFDNAPIGNNPSDATILTNPKNFKNSKTFRLGTQYAFTDMIYGRLGAYYDEAPYTTDNFIPETPSYDTYVVTGGVGFKLKQFGIDVAGGYAMPQYRKVNNVNIGLNGQSKATAFYFGLGFSYNPF, from the coding sequence ATGAAAAAAATATTAGTATCAACTGCTTTATTGGCGGGCGTTCTATCTTACGCAGGAGGCTTTAGAGTTTCTTTGCAAGGGGTAAAACAATTGGCAATGGCGCATACTAGTGCTCATGCCGAAGATGCGAGTGTGACATTTTTTAACCCAGCGGGTATGTCATTTATCCCTTCCAAACTGAGTGTTGTGGCAGGAGGATTTGGTGCAAGTAATAAAGTTACTTTTCAAAACTTCAATACTTTACAAAGTGCAGAGACGGATAATCCTATAGGGACTCCATTCTATGCGGCGATTACTTATAGACCAATAGAGAAACTTACCGTAGGTCTTAGTGTAACAACGCCTTTTGGGAGTACAATCAAATGGCCTGAAAACTGGGAAGGCAGGGAGTTGGTGCAGAAATTGGAACTGAAAAGCTTCTACTTCCAGCCAATGGTCTCTGTGAAACTTGCTCCTTGGGTGTCTTTTGGTGCCAGCTATATCTATGCAAAAGGAAAAGTAGATTGGGATAAAGCGGTAACGCAATTTGATGGTAAGGTTAATATTAATGACAATAATGCAAGCGGACACGGATATGGATTTGGTTTCTATTTCAGACCCGATCCTAAATTAGATGTGAGTATTGCCTACCGTTCAGCAATAGATATGAAAGCTAAAAAAGGAACAGCTACGTTCCAGTTCCCGTCACAGTCTGTTTATACACAGTTGAAATTGAATGCAGCGGGACAAGATGGCTTCTCTGCAGTTCTTCCATTGGTGGAAGAATATACAATCGGTTTAACTTATAAACTGACGCCGAAATGGTTGGTTTCTGCAGACTTTAACTATCATGGATGGGAAAGATACAGCAAGCTTACTTTAGATTTTGACAATGCCCCTATTGGGAATAATCCATCGGATGCAACTATTCTTACAAATCCTAAGAATTTCAAAAACTCCAAAACATTCAGATTGGGAACTCAATATGCGTTCACAGATATGATATACGGACGTTTGGGAGCTTATTATGATGAAGCACCTTATACTACAGACAACTTTATCCCGGAAACGCCTTCGTATGATACCTATGTGGTTACAGGAGGGGTAGGTTTCAAGCTGAAGCAGTTCGGAATCGATGTAGCTGGTGGATATGCAATGCCTCAGTACAGAAAGGTAAACAATGTTAATATAGGGCTTAACGGACAGTCAAAAGCAACAGCTTTCTACTTTGGTCTAGGTTTCTCTTATAATCCATTTTAA
- a CDS encoding SGNH/GDSL hydrolase family protein: protein MKKIIISTIAVSALLFTVTSCNTDFDTDVKDIQVTKGDADFTKYISLGNSLTAGYRDGALYSSGQSESYPSMIAGQMQFAGGGAFKQPMMPNDTGGFTNLFNPVTGDFAGKYVLSVVSGALTPGPTAPGAALDNVSAGGPYQNMGVPGARVAHLIAPGYGNPAGLGTTPATANPYFVRFASSTTTSVVEDALKQNPTFVSLWIGNNDVLLYATSGGADPNVPITPVEGAVGVGFSNTYAYLVDKLFPAGTTRKGVIANIPTVTNVPYFTRVPAMPLTGLTDAQVTQLNSGYAQYNAGLLQAKTLGAINDAEYQKRLIKFTAGAAVNGAVIVDKDLVTVPGLPKYRQTTSRDLILLPASKVLTPQAGGGTSVPLEDKLVLTEAETAKVLTATAGYNAAIKKAAADKGLAFVDMDAKMMELNSKSGIVWDGVKYTATFVTGGAFSLDGVHLTGRGYAIVANEFIKTINGKYKSTLPQVDPNKYSGVKFP from the coding sequence ATGAAAAAAATTATAATATCGACAATTGCAGTTTCTGCACTTCTTTTTACAGTAACAAGCTGTAATACGGATTTCGATACGGATGTGAAAGATATCCAGGTAACAAAAGGTGATGCAGACTTTACTAAATATATTTCTTTAGGAAACTCATTGACTGCTGGTTATAGAGACGGAGCGCTTTATAGTAGCGGTCAGAGTGAGTCTTATCCAAGTATGATTGCTGGGCAAATGCAGTTCGCTGGTGGAGGAGCTTTTAAACAACCTATGATGCCTAATGATACTGGAGGTTTTACCAATTTGTTTAATCCAGTAACGGGAGATTTTGCAGGTAAATACGTGCTAAGTGTGGTAAGTGGTGCTTTAACTCCGGGGCCAACAGCTCCAGGTGCAGCATTAGATAATGTTTCTGCAGGAGGTCCTTACCAGAATATGGGAGTTCCTGGTGCAAGAGTGGCTCATTTAATAGCTCCGGGATATGGAAATCCTGCAGGTTTGGGAACTACACCTGCTACCGCTAATCCATATTTCGTAAGATTCGCATCATCAACAACAACTTCAGTAGTAGAAGATGCATTGAAGCAGAACCCTACTTTTGTCTCTTTATGGATAGGAAACAATGATGTTTTATTATATGCAACTTCAGGAGGTGCTGATCCAAATGTTCCGATTACACCGGTAGAAGGTGCTGTAGGAGTAGGATTCAGTAATACCTATGCTTATTTAGTAGATAAATTATTCCCGGCTGGAACAACAAGAAAAGGAGTCATTGCTAACATTCCAACAGTTACTAATGTTCCTTACTTTACAAGAGTTCCTGCTATGCCTCTTACAGGTTTGACGGATGCTCAGGTAACTCAGCTGAATTCAGGATACGCACAGTATAATGCAGGATTACTTCAGGCTAAGACTCTGGGAGCGATCAATGATGCAGAATATCAGAAAAGATTAATTAAATTCACTGCAGGTGCAGCAGTTAACGGAGCTGTAATTGTAGACAAAGACTTGGTGACAGTTCCGGGGCTTCCAAAATACAGACAAACTACAAGCAGAGATTTAATTCTTTTACCAGCAAGTAAAGTTCTTACTCCACAGGCTGGGGGAGGTACTTCTGTACCATTAGAAGATAAACTTGTACTTACTGAAGCTGAGACTGCAAAAGTGCTTACCGCTACTGCTGGATATAATGCTGCTATTAAAAAGGCTGCAGCAGACAAAGGTCTTGCTTTTGTAGATATGGATGCTAAAATGATGGAGCTGAATTCTAAATCAGGAATTGTTTGGGATGGAGTGAAATATACTGCAACATTCGTTACAGGAGGTGCTTTCTCCCTTGATGGAGTTCACCTTACAGGTAGAGGATATGCTATTGTTGCCAATGAATTTATCAAAACAATTAATGGTAAATATAAGTCAACATTACCACAGGTAGATCCGAACAAATATTCAGGAGTTAAATTCCCTTAA
- a CDS encoding ribose-phosphate pyrophosphokinase, whose protein sequence is MADQLSYLFCTRTSRDLAEKIAQSYGKELGKINFQEFSDGEFEPVLDESVRGGRVFLIGSTFPPADNLLELLLMIDAAKRASAKSITVVIPYFGLARQDRKDKPRAPIGAKLVANLLTAAGATRVMTMDLHADQIQGFFEIPVDHLYASSIFVDYIKSLNLDNLTIASPDMGGAKRAKNYAGHLGAEVVIAYKERKKANVVEEMFLIGDVTGKNVILIDDMIDTAGTLCKAADILMEKGAKTVRAMATHGVLSGKAYENIENSKLLEVIVTDSIPVKNNLSSKIKVLSCAPLFADVMTMVHEHRSISSKFVI, encoded by the coding sequence ATGGCCGATCAGTTAAGTTATCTATTTTGTACAAGAACCAGCAGGGACTTGGCAGAGAAAATTGCCCAGAGTTATGGGAAAGAATTAGGAAAAATCAACTTTCAGGAGTTCAGCGACGGAGAATTTGAGCCTGTTTTGGACGAATCTGTAAGAGGTGGAAGGGTTTTCCTAATTGGATCTACGTTCCCACCTGCAGACAATCTTTTAGAGCTTCTTCTAATGATTGATGCAGCAAAAAGAGCTTCTGCAAAGAGCATTACCGTTGTAATTCCTTACTTCGGACTTGCTAGACAGGACAGAAAAGACAAACCAAGAGCGCCAATTGGTGCTAAGTTAGTTGCAAACCTTCTTACAGCAGCGGGAGCAACAAGAGTGATGACAATGGATCTTCACGCAGACCAGATCCAGGGGTTTTTCGAAATTCCGGTAGATCATCTTTATGCTTCTTCTATTTTTGTTGATTATATTAAATCCTTAAATCTTGACAACCTTACCATTGCTTCTCCGGATATGGGAGGTGCAAAAAGAGCGAAAAACTATGCAGGTCACCTAGGTGCAGAGGTAGTAATTGCTTATAAGGAAAGAAAAAAGGCAAACGTTGTAGAAGAAATGTTCCTTATCGGGGATGTAACAGGTAAAAACGTAATCCTTATTGATGATATGATTGATACTGCAGGAACACTTTGTAAGGCTGCGGATATCTTGATGGAGAAAGGAGCAAAAACAGTAAGAGCAATGGCTACTCACGGAGTACTTTCAGGAAAAGCTTACGAGAATATTGAGAACTCAAAATTGTTGGAAGTTATTGTAACTGACTCAATTCCTGTTAAAAATAATTTGTCATCTAAAATAAAAGTGCTATCTTGCGCCCCGTTATTTGCAGATGTTATGACCATGGTTCATGAGCATAGATCAATTAGTAGTAAATTTGTTATTTAA
- a CDS encoding 50S ribosomal protein L25/general stress protein Ctc: MKSITIQGTKRESVGKKSTKALRDAELVPCVVYGGGAPLNFSAEEKAFKGLVYTPEAHTVSIEVDGQTIPAVLQDIQFHPITDKILHVDFYQLSDDKPVIMEVPVRITGRSKGVVAGGVLRQSFRKLKVKAIPANLPDEIVVDVTPLRIGNKLYIGGIKTTGYSFVHPDNAVVVAVKMSRNAMKGGAAAMDDEDEEEAEEVATQSPDVPTTEEKSAE; encoded by the coding sequence ATGAAATCTATTACAATTCAAGGTACAAAAAGAGAAAGCGTGGGCAAAAAGTCTACAAAAGCTTTACGTGATGCTGAATTAGTTCCTTGTGTTGTTTATGGAGGTGGCGCACCATTGAACTTCTCTGCTGAAGAGAAAGCTTTCAAAGGTTTAGTATACACTCCTGAAGCACACACGGTATCTATTGAAGTTGATGGTCAAACAATTCCAGCAGTTCTTCAAGATATTCAGTTCCACCCAATTACGGACAAAATTCTTCACGTAGACTTCTATCAATTATCTGACGATAAGCCAGTTATTATGGAGGTTCCTGTAAGAATCACTGGACGTTCTAAAGGTGTTGTAGCTGGTGGTGTTTTACGTCAGTCTTTCAGAAAACTAAAAGTAAAAGCTATTCCTGCTAACTTGCCAGATGAGATCGTTGTAGATGTTACTCCATTAAGAATCGGTAACAAACTTTACATCGGTGGTATCAAAACTACAGGATATTCTTTCGTTCACCCAGACAACGCAGTAGTAGTTGCTGTTAAGATGTCTAGAAATGCAATGAAGGGAGGTGCTGCTGCAATGGATGATGAGGATGAAGAAGAAGCTGAAGAAGTGGCTACTCAATCTCCTGATGTTCCAACAACAGAAGAAAAATCTGCAGAATAA
- a CDS encoding aminotransferase class V-fold PLP-dependent enzyme, protein MFDIQEIRSQFSILDREVNGKPLVYLDNAATSQKPNSVLEVCHAYYTELNANVHRGIHTLSQLATEEMELSRRKIQKFINAEHDFEVIFTKGTTEGLNLIAYILTQKLQKDDEIIISYLEHHSNIVPWQMLCERTGAKLRVIPIDENGILQLDYLDQFLSEKTKVVSVNQVSNALGIVNPIEEIIAKTRKNSDAYIVIDGAQSAPHFSIDVQKLDCDFFVFSGHKMYAPMGTGILYGKREILEALPPFHGGGEMIATCSFDGTTYAGLPFKYEAGTPNVGGNIALGAAVDFMERIGRQNIQNHENALLEYAQRQLLEIEGIKIYGEKAHRTGVVSFNLEGVGISSDVGMILDKMGIAVRTGHHCTQPIMNFFNIAGTVRASFAVYNTFEEIDILVEGVKKAQRMLS, encoded by the coding sequence ATGTTTGACATTCAGGAAATAAGAAGCCAGTTTTCTATATTGGACAGAGAAGTGAATGGTAAGCCGCTGGTTTATCTGGACAATGCAGCTACATCTCAAAAGCCAAATTCGGTTTTAGAAGTCTGTCACGCATATTATACAGAACTTAATGCCAATGTTCACAGAGGAATTCACACATTAAGCCAATTGGCAACAGAAGAAATGGAGCTTTCCAGAAGAAAGATTCAGAAATTCATCAATGCTGAACATGATTTTGAAGTAATCTTTACCAAGGGAACAACAGAAGGGTTGAACCTCATCGCTTATATTCTAACACAAAAATTACAAAAAGACGATGAGATCATTATTTCATACCTGGAGCACCACTCCAATATTGTTCCTTGGCAAATGCTGTGTGAAAGAACAGGTGCAAAACTTCGTGTAATTCCTATTGATGAAAATGGAATTTTGCAGTTGGATTACCTTGATCAGTTCTTAAGTGAAAAAACAAAGGTTGTTTCTGTAAATCAGGTTTCCAATGCATTAGGAATTGTGAACCCTATTGAAGAAATTATTGCAAAGACGAGAAAGAATTCAGATGCCTATATCGTTATTGATGGTGCTCAGTCTGCTCCTCATTTTAGTATTGATGTCCAAAAGCTGGATTGTGATTTCTTTGTTTTTTCAGGTCATAAAATGTATGCTCCAATGGGAACAGGTATTTTATACGGAAAACGTGAAATATTGGAAGCTTTACCACCATTTCACGGGGGAGGAGAGATGATTGCCACATGTTCTTTCGATGGAACAACTTATGCGGGTCTGCCATTTAAGTATGAAGCAGGAACTCCCAATGTAGGTGGAAATATCGCGTTAGGAGCAGCCGTTGATTTTATGGAAAGAATCGGGCGTCAAAATATCCAGAATCATGAAAATGCTTTGCTGGAATATGCTCAAAGACAGCTTTTAGAAATAGAGGGTATTAAAATCTATGGTGAAAAGGCTCATAGAACAGGAGTTGTTTCCTTTAATCTTGAGGGAGTAGGAATTTCATCTGATGTAGGAATGATCCTGGATAAAATGGGTATTGCTGTAAGAACAGGACATCATTGTACACAACCCATTATGAACTTTTTTAATATTGCTGGAACGGTAAGAGCAAGCTTTGCAGTGTATAATACCTTTGAAGAAATCGATATTCTGGTTGAAGGAGTTAAAAAAGCACAAAGAATGCTGAGCTAG
- the hemE gene encoding uroporphyrinogen decarboxylase, producing MIKNDLYLKALRGETVERPPVWMMRQAGRYLPEFIALRDKYDFFTRCQTPELAAEITMQPIRRFPLDAAILFSDILVVPQAMGIDFKMKESVGPWLDTPIRTMEQVQNIETPDVNDTLGYVFDAIELTLQKLDNEIPLIGFAGSPWTILCYCVEGKGSKAFDIAKSFCFQQPEAAHLLLQKITDTTIAYLKRKVEKGVSAVQIFDSWGGMLSPTDYQEFSWQYINQIVEALSPLTHVVVFGKGCWFALEEMTMSKASALGVDWTIKPEFARTLTNHTMTLQGNFDPARLHSTPETIKKMVNEMINRFGKDRYIANLGHGILPNVPVENAEAFIRAVVDWKPNL from the coding sequence ATGATAAAAAACGACCTATATTTAAAAGCACTTCGCGGAGAAACCGTTGAAAGACCTCCTGTCTGGATGATGAGGCAGGCTGGAAGATATCTGCCGGAATTCATTGCCTTAAGAGATAAGTATGATTTCTTTACAAGATGTCAGACTCCTGAACTTGCAGCTGAAATTACCATGCAGCCTATCCGCAGATTTCCTTTGGACGCTGCGATTCTGTTTTCAGATATTTTGGTGGTTCCACAGGCGATGGGGATTGATTTCAAAATGAAAGAATCTGTTGGACCATGGTTGGATACTCCAATCAGAACAATGGAACAGGTTCAGAATATTGAAACTCCGGATGTGAATGATACTTTAGGATACGTTTTTGATGCTATTGAACTGACTCTTCAGAAACTAGATAATGAAATTCCATTGATTGGTTTTGCAGGTTCTCCTTGGACGATTCTTTGCTATTGTGTAGAAGGAAAAGGAAGCAAGGCTTTTGATATTGCAAAGTCATTCTGCTTCCAACAGCCTGAGGCGGCTCATTTATTACTTCAGAAGATCACAGATACTACTATTGCTTATTTAAAGAGAAAAGTAGAAAAAGGAGTTTCTGCTGTGCAGATATTCGATTCTTGGGGAGGAATGCTTTCTCCAACTGATTATCAGGAATTTTCTTGGCAGTATATCAATCAGATTGTTGAAGCACTAAGCCCTCTTACTCATGTTGTAGTATTTGGAAAAGGATGTTGGTTTGCATTGGAAGAAATGACGATGTCTAAGGCTTCTGCTCTTGGTGTTGACTGGACCATTAAGCCAGAATTCGCAAGAACACTTACTAACCACACGATGACATTACAAGGAAACTTTGACCCTGCAAGGTTACATTCAACACCTGAAACCATTAAGAAAATGGTAAATGAAATGATTAACCGTTTCGGAAAGGATAGATATATTGCAAACCTTGGCCACGGAATCCTTCCAAATGTTCCTGTTGAAAATGCTGAGGCATTCATCAGAGCAGTTGTTGACTGGAAACCTAATCTTTAA
- a CDS encoding uroporphyrinogen-III synthase, which produces MKILFTKNIDQLIISKELGEDISVDCVEVIKTKPIIISPFDLKNYSLIFTSVNGVAAFFKNRFKPNEDFTAKNYNKIYCVGEKTKRALRKNGFGTFKVLKNAEMLSQFIIGNCQHEKFLHFCGNLAINVLDNDLPLQNIKYKKITIYNTEETNPLIPEKYHAAVFFSPSGVRSFAKQNSLKDMKLFSIGETTSGELRNYTQERIFTSEENTLTSIFELIRNEMGGKF; this is translated from the coding sequence ATGAAAATCTTATTTACCAAAAATATAGACCAATTGATTATATCCAAAGAATTAGGAGAGGATATTTCGGTTGATTGTGTTGAGGTAATCAAGACCAAACCTATTATAATTAGCCCTTTTGATCTTAAAAACTATTCCCTGATTTTTACCAGCGTGAATGGTGTGGCTGCGTTTTTCAAAAACCGCTTCAAGCCCAATGAAGATTTTACGGCAAAAAATTATAATAAGATTTACTGCGTTGGTGAAAAAACCAAGAGAGCTTTAAGGAAAAATGGCTTTGGAACATTCAAGGTATTGAAAAACGCTGAAATGTTATCCCAATTTATTATTGGAAACTGTCAGCACGAAAAGTTCCTCCATTTTTGTGGCAACCTTGCCATTAATGTTCTGGACAATGATCTTCCTCTACAAAATATTAAGTATAAAAAAATTACGATCTACAACACAGAGGAAACCAATCCGTTAATACCTGAAAAATATCATGCTGCAGTATTTTTTAGTCCAAGCGGAGTTCGTAGTTTTGCAAAGCAAAATTCCTTAAAGGATATGAAGTTGTTTTCAATTGGGGAAACCACATCCGGAGAATTGAGGAATTACACCCAAGAAAGAATTTTTACTTCCGAAGAAAATACACTGACCTCAATTTTTGAATTGATCAGGAACGAAATGGGAGGAAAATTTTAA
- the hemC gene encoding hydroxymethylbilane synthase translates to MKSIRIGTRNSALALWQAREVARHLQNNNYLTEIVPIVSSGDKNLNQPLYSLGITGVFTRDLDVALLNDEIDIAVHSLKDVPTQLPQNVEMIAYLERDYPQDILIRKESARNKELHELKLATSSLRRRAFWLRHYPTTEFSDIRGNIQTRLQKLEDGNFDATILSLAGIKRMKMEIDYEMLPIMTPAPSQGVIAVAGHSDKPEINEILRQINHEPTQVCVEIERNFLSTLEGGCTAPIGAFAEIIGDQIRFTAALCSLDGKNCIAIDENFEYNSSENFGEKFAKVVLENGGKELMAEIKSQI, encoded by the coding sequence ATGAAAAGCATTAGAATCGGAACAAGAAATTCCGCACTTGCACTTTGGCAGGCAAGAGAGGTTGCGAGGCACCTTCAGAACAACAATTATTTAACAGAGATTGTTCCTATCGTTTCTTCTGGCGATAAGAACCTTAACCAGCCATTGTATTCACTGGGAATCACCGGTGTTTTCACAAGAGATCTTGATGTGGCATTACTCAACGACGAAATAGATATTGCTGTTCATTCTTTAAAGGATGTCCCTACTCAGTTACCTCAAAACGTTGAGATGATTGCTTACCTGGAAAGAGATTATCCTCAGGATATCCTAATCAGAAAGGAATCTGCAAGAAATAAAGAGCTTCATGAGCTGAAACTGGCAACCAGCAGCTTGAGAAGAAGAGCATTCTGGTTAAGACATTACCCTACCACGGAGTTCTCAGACATTCGTGGAAATATTCAAACTCGTCTTCAAAAGCTTGAAGATGGAAATTTTGATGCTACCATTCTATCTTTGGCAGGAATCAAAAGAATGAAAATGGAAATTGATTACGAAATGCTTCCGATAATGACCCCAGCTCCATCTCAGGGTGTGATTGCTGTTGCTGGACATTCGGACAAACCGGAAATCAATGAAATTCTAAGACAAATCAACCATGAGCCTACACAGGTCTGTGTAGAAATAGAAAGAAATTTCCTAAGCACATTAGAAGGAGGTTGTACCGCACCTATCGGGGCATTTGCAGAAATCATCGGGGATCAGATCCGCTTTACGGCAGCACTTTGTTCTTTGGATGGTAAAAACTGCATCGCCATTGATGAGAACTTTGAATACAATTCATCAGAGAACTTTGGTGAAAAATTTGCAAAGGTTGTTCTGGAAAACGGCGGAAAAGAATTAATGGCAGAAATTAAAAGCCAGATCTAA
- the hemA gene encoding glutamyl-tRNA reductase encodes MLQYSNIHRTSNFAVLSISYEKADVETRGKFAFFDENIKNFVSRVHQEDLGDAFVVSTCNRTEIYTTSPNYLLVAEEYCKTIGVNITDFLQFANILTKEEALIHLFRVAAGLESQIIGDFEIIGQIKKAYSRFKKERQNSNPYLERAINAAIQISKRIKNETGISNGAASVSYAAVHYILNSQKRITEKNILLLGVGEIGQNTVENLVKHVFQPKIKIANRTQEKAEKISQKYNIPHVDYSDFDKELKNTDILIVATGAKHPIINQSHFPNGKETLVIDLSIPHNVEKNVTENENVTLIDVDELSKQIQETIQQREKEIPKAEKIIKELMKDFIEWEKKRKLAPNIHHFKAVLKNMERNEMHNFYKKNKYIDITDMELSDKMIQKITNRFAKYIIDNPLKAEEISKLMHEILVEQPNNEFNEKH; translated from the coding sequence ATGTTACAGTATTCCAACATCCATCGAACATCGAATTTTGCCGTGCTTTCCATCAGCTACGAAAAGGCCGATGTAGAAACTAGAGGAAAGTTTGCATTTTTTGATGAAAACATCAAAAACTTCGTTTCCCGGGTCCATCAGGAAGATCTTGGGGATGCATTTGTGGTCTCCACATGTAACAGGACTGAAATTTACACCACCTCTCCCAATTATCTTTTAGTGGCAGAAGAATACTGCAAAACCATTGGAGTTAACATTACAGATTTTCTTCAGTTTGCTAATATTCTTACTAAAGAAGAGGCACTCATACACCTTTTCAGAGTAGCTGCCGGTCTTGAAAGCCAGATTATCGGAGATTTTGAAATTATCGGTCAGATAAAGAAAGCATACAGCCGCTTCAAAAAAGAGAGACAAAATTCTAACCCATATCTGGAAAGGGCTATTAATGCAGCGATACAGATTTCGAAAAGAATTAAAAATGAAACCGGCATTTCTAATGGTGCGGCTTCCGTTTCCTATGCTGCAGTACATTATATTTTAAACAGCCAAAAGAGAATTACTGAAAAGAACATTCTTCTTTTAGGGGTAGGTGAAATTGGACAAAATACCGTTGAAAATCTGGTAAAACATGTCTTCCAGCCTAAAATTAAAATAGCAAACAGAACTCAGGAGAAAGCTGAAAAGATTTCCCAGAAATATAATATTCCTCATGTTGATTATTCTGATTTTGACAAGGAATTAAAAAATACAGATATCCTCATCGTGGCAACCGGGGCCAAGCACCCGATTATCAACCAATCTCACTTCCCTAATGGAAAGGAAACGTTAGTTATTGATCTTTCTATTCCGCATAACGTTGAAAAAAATGTAACGGAAAATGAAAATGTAACTTTAATTGATGTTGATGAACTTTCAAAACAAATCCAGGAAACGATCCAGCAGCGGGAAAAAGAAATCCCAAAAGCGGAAAAGATCATCAAGGAGTTGATGAAAGACTTCATTGAGTGGGAAAAAAAGAGAAAACTAGCACCAAATATTCATCATTTCAAGGCCGTTTTAAAGAACATGGAACGCAATGAGATGCATAATTTCTATAAGAAGAATAAATATATAGACATTACGGACATGGAACTTTCGGACAAAATGATACAGAAGATCACCAACCGTTTTGCAAAATATATCATCGACAATCCTTTAAAAGCCGAAGAAATTAGTAAATTAATGCACGAAATATTAGTTGAACAACCAAACAACGAATTCAATGAAAAGCATTAG
- a CDS encoding rod shape-determining protein, with the protein MSLFDMFTQEIAIDLGTANTLIIHNNKIVIDQPSIVAIERSTGKPIAVGEQAKHMQGKTHEDIKTIRPLKDGVIADFHASEHMIKEFIKKIPGIKGKFIQPALRIVICIPSGITEVEKRAVRDSAQKVNAKEVRLIYEPMAAAIGVGIDVQKPEGNMIIDIGGGTTEIAVVALGGIVCDKSVKIAGDVFTNDIAYYLRTHHNLYIGERTAERIKIEVGSAVEDLDVDIEDIPVQGRDLITGKPKEIMVGYKEIARALDKSIIRIEDAVMETLSLTPPELAADIYKTGIYLAGGGALLRGLADRIHKKTGLPVFVAEDPLRAVVRGTGIALKNMDKFNFLIK; encoded by the coding sequence ATGAGTTTATTTGATATGTTTACGCAAGAAATTGCGATAGACCTAGGAACAGCTAATACCCTTATCATCCATAATAATAAGATTGTTATAGATCAACCGTCAATTGTCGCAATTGAACGTTCTACGGGTAAACCCATTGCTGTAGGTGAACAGGCTAAGCATATGCAAGGTAAAACTCACGAGGATATCAAGACGATCCGTCCTTTGAAAGATGGTGTTATTGCAGATTTCCACGCTTCTGAACACATGATTAAGGAATTTATCAAAAAAATTCCTGGAATCAAGGGTAAATTTATACAGCCTGCATTAAGAATTGTAATCTGTATTCCTTCTGGTATCACTGAAGTTGAAAAAAGAGCGGTAAGAGATTCTGCTCAAAAAGTAAATGCTAAAGAAGTGAGATTGATCTATGAGCCAATGGCAGCTGCTATAGGAGTTGGGATTGACGTACAGAAACCTGAGGGGAACATGATTATTGATATAGGTGGAGGTACTACTGAAATTGCTGTAGTAGCTTTAGGTGGTATTGTATGTGACAAATCTGTAAAAATTGCAGGAGACGTATTTACAAATGATATTGCTTATTACTTAAGAACCCACCATAACCTTTATATTGGGGAAAGAACTGCTGAAAGAATCAAAATTGAAGTAGGTTCTGCAGTGGAAGATCTTGATGTAGACATCGAGGACATCCCGGTACAAGGTAGAGACCTTATTACAGGTAAGCCTAAAGAAATTATGGTTGGATACAAGGAAATTGCACGTGCATTAGACAAGTCTATCATTAGAATTGAAGATGCTGTAATGGAAACCCTTTCTCTTACTCCACCGGAATTGGCTGCTGATATCTACAAAACAGGTATTTATCTTGCAGGAGGAGGAGCATTGCTAAGAGGTCTTGCAGACAGAATCCACAAAAAGACAGGTCTTCCTGTATTTGTAGCGGAAGATCCGTTGAGAGCCGTAGTTCGTGGAACAGGTATTGCCCTTAAGAATATGGATAAATTCAATTTCTTAATTAAATAA